From the Panthera leo isolate Ple1 chromosome C1, P.leo_Ple1_pat1.1, whole genome shotgun sequence genome, one window contains:
- the RHOC gene encoding rho-related GTP-binding protein RhoC, translating to MAAIRKKLVIVGDGACGKTCLLIVFSKDQFPEVYVPTVFENYIADIEVDGKQVELALWDTAGQEDYDRLRPLSYPDTDVILMCFSIDSPDSLENIPEKWTPEVKHFCPNVPIILVGNKKDLRQDEHTRRELAKMKQEPVRSEEGRDMANRISAFGYLECSAKTKEGVREVFEMATRAGLQVRKNKRRRGCPIL from the exons ATGGCTGCAATCAGAAAGAAGCTGGTGATTGTCGGAGATGGGGCCTGTGGGAAGACCTGCCTCCTCATCGTCTTCAGCAAGGACCAGTTCCCAGAGGTCTACGTCCCCACTGTCTTTGAGAACTACATCGCAGACATAGAGGTGGACGGCAAGCAG GTGGAGCTGGCTCTGTGGGACACGGCCGGGCAGGAAGACTACGATCGCCTGCGGCCTCTCTCCTACCCGGACACTGACGTCATCCTCATGTGCTTCTCCATCGACAGCCCCGACAGCCTgg AAAACATTCCTGAGAAGTGGACCCCGGAGGTGAAGCACTTCTGCCCCAACGTGCCCATCATCCTAGTGGGGAACAAGAAGGACCTGAGGCAAGATGAGCATACGAGGAGAGAGCTGGCCAAGATGAAGCAG GAGCCCGTGCGATCTGAGGAGGGCCGGGACATGGCAAACCGGATCAGTGCCTTTGGCTACCTCGAGTGCTCGGCCAAGACcaaggagggggtgagggaggtaTTTGAGATGGCCACTCGGGCTGGCCTCCAGGTTCGCAAGAATAAGCGCCGGAGGGGTTGTCCCATTCTCTGA
- the PPM1J gene encoding protein phosphatase 1J isoform X2, translated as MLNRVRSAVAHLVSSGGAPPPRPKSPDLSNAPSAQPAVPPEAPRSPPARAGSGSSAPAKTVEARASFSRPTFLQLSPGGLRRADDHAGRAVQSPPDTGRRLPWSTGYAEVINAGKSRHNEDQACCEVVYVEGRRSVSGVPREPSRGQGLCFYYWGLFDGHAGGGAAEMASRLLHRHIREQLKDLSCWSSQKEVTHESLVVGAIENAFQFMDEQMARERRGHQVEGGCCALVVVYLLGKVYVANAGDSRAIIVRNGEIIPMSREFTPETERQRLQLLGFLKPELLGGEFTHLEFPRRIQPKELGQRMLYRDQNMTGWAYKKIELEDLRFPLVCGEGKKARVMATIGVTRGLGDHNLKVCSSTLPIKPFLSCFPEVRVYDLTQYEHCPDDVLVLGTDGLWDVTSDCEVAATVDRVLSAYEPNDPSRYTALAQALVLGARGTPRDRGWRLPNNKLGSGDDISVFVIPLGGPGSYS; from the exons aTGCTAAACCGGGTGCGCTCGGCCGTGGCGCACCTGGTGAGCTCCGGGGGCGCCCCGCCTCCGCGCCCCAAGTCCCCAGACCTGTCCAACGCGCCCTCCGCGCAGCCTGCCGTCCCTCCAGAAGCGCCCAGGAGCCCTCCGGCGAGGGCTGGGAGCGGGAGCTCGGCGCCCGCGAAGACAGTAGAGGCTCGAGCGAGCTTCTCCCGACCGACCTTTCTGCAGCTGAGCCCAGGGGGGCTGCGACGCGCTGACGACCACGCTGGCCGGGCTGTGCAAAGCCCCCCGGACACCGGCCGTCGCCTGCCCTGGAGCACGGGCTACGCCGA GGTCATCAATGCTGGCAAAAGCCGGCACAATGAGGACCAGGCTTGCTGTGAAGTGGTGTATGTGGAAGGTCGGAGGAGTGTTTCAGGGGTACCTAGGGAGCCTAGCCGAGGCCAG GGACTCTGCTTCTACTACTGGGGCCTGTTTGATGGGCATGCAGGGGGCGGAGCTGCCGAAATGGCCTCCAGGCTCCTTCATCGCCACATCCGGGAGCAGCTAAAAGACCTG TCCTGCTGGTCTTCGCAGAAGGAAGTGACCCATGAGAGCCTGGTAGTGGGGGCGATTGAGAATGCCTTCCAGTTTATG GATGAGCAGATGGCCCGGGAGCGGCGCGGCCACCAAGTGGAGGGGGGCTGCTGTGCACTGGTTGTAGTCTACTTGCTAGGCAAGGTGTATGTGGCCAATGCAGGTGACAGCAG AGCCATCATTGTCCGGAATGGTGAAATCATTCCAATGTCCCGGGAGTTCACCCCGGAGACTGAGCGCCAGCGTCTTCAGCTGCTT GGCTTCCTGAAACCAGAGCTGCTAGGTGGTGAATTCACCCACCTTGAGTTCCCCCGCAGAATTCAGCCcaaggagctggggcagaggatgCTGTACCGGGACCAGAACATGACCGGCTG ggcctacAAAAAGATCGAGCTGGAGGATCTCAGGTTTCCTCTGGTCTGTGGGGAGGGCAAAAAG GCTCGAGTGATGGCCACCATTGGGGTGACCCGGGGCTTGGGAGACCACAACCTCAAGGTCTGCAGCTCCACTCTGCCCATCAAgcccttcctctcctgcttccctgag GTACGAGTGTATGACCTGACACAGTATGAACACTGCCCGGATGATGTGCTAGTCCTGGGAACAGATGGGCTGTGGGATGTCACCAGTGACTGTGAGGTAGCTGCCACTGTGGACAGGGTGCTGTCGGCCTATGAGCCCAATGACCCCAGCAG GTACACGGCTCTGGCCCAAGCTCTGGTCCTGGGGGCCCGGGGCACCCCCCGGGACCGTGGCTGGCGTCTCCCCAACAACAAGCTGGGTTCCGGGGATGACATCTCGGTCTTCGTCATCCCCCTGGGAGGGCCAGGCAGTTACTCCTGA
- the PPM1J gene encoding protein phosphatase 1J isoform X1: MLNRVRSAVAHLVSSGGAPPPRPKSPDLSNAPSAQPAVPPEAPRSPPARAGSGSSAPAKTVEARASFSRPTFLQLSPGGLRRADDHAGRAVQSPPDTGRRLPWSTGYAEVINAGKSRHNEDQACCEVVYVEGRRSVSGVPREPSRGQGLCFYYWGLFDGHAGGGAAEMASRLLHRHIREQLKDLVEILQDPSPPPLCLPSTPGAAGSSDPSHLVGPQSCWSSQKEVTHESLVVGAIENAFQFMDEQMARERRGHQVEGGCCALVVVYLLGKVYVANAGDSRAIIVRNGEIIPMSREFTPETERQRLQLLGFLKPELLGGEFTHLEFPRRIQPKELGQRMLYRDQNMTGWAYKKIELEDLRFPLVCGEGKKARVMATIGVTRGLGDHNLKVCSSTLPIKPFLSCFPEVRVYDLTQYEHCPDDVLVLGTDGLWDVTSDCEVAATVDRVLSAYEPNDPSRYTALAQALVLGARGTPRDRGWRLPNNKLGSGDDISVFVIPLGGPGSYS; the protein is encoded by the exons aTGCTAAACCGGGTGCGCTCGGCCGTGGCGCACCTGGTGAGCTCCGGGGGCGCCCCGCCTCCGCGCCCCAAGTCCCCAGACCTGTCCAACGCGCCCTCCGCGCAGCCTGCCGTCCCTCCAGAAGCGCCCAGGAGCCCTCCGGCGAGGGCTGGGAGCGGGAGCTCGGCGCCCGCGAAGACAGTAGAGGCTCGAGCGAGCTTCTCCCGACCGACCTTTCTGCAGCTGAGCCCAGGGGGGCTGCGACGCGCTGACGACCACGCTGGCCGGGCTGTGCAAAGCCCCCCGGACACCGGCCGTCGCCTGCCCTGGAGCACGGGCTACGCCGA GGTCATCAATGCTGGCAAAAGCCGGCACAATGAGGACCAGGCTTGCTGTGAAGTGGTGTATGTGGAAGGTCGGAGGAGTGTTTCAGGGGTACCTAGGGAGCCTAGCCGAGGCCAG GGACTCTGCTTCTACTACTGGGGCCTGTTTGATGGGCATGCAGGGGGCGGAGCTGCCGAAATGGCCTCCAGGCTCCTTCATCGCCACATCCGGGAGCAGCTAAAAGACCTGGTAGAGATACTCCAGGACCCCtcgccacctcccctctgcctcccgtCTACCCCAGGGGCCGCAGGTTCCTCTGATCCTTCTCACTTGGTTGGTCCTCAGTCCTGCTGGTCTTCGCAGAAGGAAGTGACCCATGAGAGCCTGGTAGTGGGGGCGATTGAGAATGCCTTCCAGTTTATG GATGAGCAGATGGCCCGGGAGCGGCGCGGCCACCAAGTGGAGGGGGGCTGCTGTGCACTGGTTGTAGTCTACTTGCTAGGCAAGGTGTATGTGGCCAATGCAGGTGACAGCAG AGCCATCATTGTCCGGAATGGTGAAATCATTCCAATGTCCCGGGAGTTCACCCCGGAGACTGAGCGCCAGCGTCTTCAGCTGCTT GGCTTCCTGAAACCAGAGCTGCTAGGTGGTGAATTCACCCACCTTGAGTTCCCCCGCAGAATTCAGCCcaaggagctggggcagaggatgCTGTACCGGGACCAGAACATGACCGGCTG ggcctacAAAAAGATCGAGCTGGAGGATCTCAGGTTTCCTCTGGTCTGTGGGGAGGGCAAAAAG GCTCGAGTGATGGCCACCATTGGGGTGACCCGGGGCTTGGGAGACCACAACCTCAAGGTCTGCAGCTCCACTCTGCCCATCAAgcccttcctctcctgcttccctgag GTACGAGTGTATGACCTGACACAGTATGAACACTGCCCGGATGATGTGCTAGTCCTGGGAACAGATGGGCTGTGGGATGTCACCAGTGACTGTGAGGTAGCTGCCACTGTGGACAGGGTGCTGTCGGCCTATGAGCCCAATGACCCCAGCAG GTACACGGCTCTGGCCCAAGCTCTGGTCCTGGGGGCCCGGGGCACCCCCCGGGACCGTGGCTGGCGTCTCCCCAACAACAAGCTGGGTTCCGGGGATGACATCTCGGTCTTCGTCATCCCCCTGGGAGGGCCAGGCAGTTACTCCTGA